One Lampris incognitus isolate fLamInc1 chromosome 18, fLamInc1.hap2, whole genome shotgun sequence genomic region harbors:
- the LOC130128575 gene encoding class I histocompatibility antigen, F10 alpha chain-like, translating to MKLVILLFIFCPLASSVIHSLKYFDTGSSHVPNFPEFVVVGMVDGLQMVHYDSNTQRAVPKQDWMDQVTTGDPQYWETETGNMMSRQQWYKTNIETAKQRFNQTGGVHIVQFMSGCEWDDETGDINGYEQHGYDGEDFIALDLKTETWVAPTPQAVITKLRWDQDKALLAYKKNYYTHVCVDWLKKYLQYASNSLQRTAPPSVSLLQRSPSSPVTCHATGFYPDRIVMLWRREEEEVHEEVVHGELLPNHDGTFQRSIQLLVDPSSMKSEEWQKYHCVVQLSGMKEDIIIKLDPSQIKTNWKDPATIMPIIIRVFVAVIVIAAIGVACQAPSTFS from the exons ATGAAATTGGTTATTTTGCTGTTCATCTTTTGTCCTTTAGCATCTTCAG TGATCCACTCCCTGAAGTACTTCGACactggatcctcccacgtgccaaacTTCCCAGAGTTTGTGGTTGTTGGGATGGTTgatggtcttcagatggttcattaTGACAGCAACACTCAGAGAGCAGTACCCAAACAAGACTGGATGGACCAGGTCACAACAGGTGACCCACAGTACTGGGAGACGGAGACTGGAAATATGATGAGTCGCCAGCAGTGGTACAAAACCAACATTGAGACTGCGAAGCAGCGCttcaaccaaactggag gCGTCCACATTGTTCAGTTCATGAGTGGCTGTGAGTGGGACGATGAGACTGGAGACATTAATGGATATGAACAGCATGGTTATGATGGAGAAGACTTCATCGCTCTGGACCTGAAGACAGAGACATGGGTCGCTCCGACACCACAGGCTGTCATCACCAAACTGAGATGGGATCAAGACAAAGCTCTGTTGGCTTACAAGAAGAACTACTACACCCATGTGTGTGTTGACTGGCTGAAGAAGTATCTGCAGTATGCGAGCAACAGTCTCCAGAGGACAG cccCTCCCTCAGTGTCTCTGCTCCAGAGGTCTCCCTCCTCTCCAGTCACCTGCCATGCTACAGGTTTCTACCCTGACAGAATCGTGATGTtatggaggagagaggaagaggaggtccATGAGGAGGTGGTCCATGGTGAGCTCCTCCCCAACCACGATGGAACCTTCCAGAGGAGCATTCAACTCCTCGTTGACCCTTCATCAATGAAGTCTGAGGAGTGGCAGAAGTACCACTGTGTGGTTCAGCTTTCTGGAATGAAGGAGGACATCATCATCAAACTGGACCCATCACAGATCAAGACCAACTGGAAAGATCCTG CCACCATCATGCCCATCATCATTCGAGTGTTTGTTGCTGTCATCGTCATCGCAGCCATTGGCGTGGCTTG CCAAGCGCCCTCCACCTT CTCCTGA